From the genome of Thiovibrio frasassiensis:
ACCGGGATCCACGAGATCCCCACCATCCAGCGGATCGTCTGACCCCAGGGGCAGCAACCTGCCAGCGCCGCTCATCACTGCCAGCCTCTTGTATTCAAGAAAACTCCGGCAGGACAATGTCGTATTTTTTGATCCGGTACCCCATCTGCCGCTGGGTGAGCCCGAGTTCCCGGGCCGCCCTGGCCTGTACCCACCCGTGTCGCCGCAACGCCGCCACCACCTCTTCTTTCTCCATATCCTTTAAAAACTTATGCGTTCCCTTTTCCTCCGCAACCCCGCCGGTCAATGCCTGGTACCCGACGCCGGCTCCCTCAATGCGGCAAAAAGGCGCGGCTGACTCCTCCGTTTCCGTGACTGCGGTGATGTAGCTGGGCAACTCCCGGGAAACGATGCTCTCGCGATCCGCCATGATCACCAACCGCTCGATAAGATTCTGCAACTCGCGGACATTGCCCGGCCAGTTGTAACCACAGAGGAGCTGAAGCACGGAGCTCGAAAGATGGACCTCCCGCTGGTTCATGCGATTGCTCTCCTTCAGAAAATGATCGAGGAGCAGGGGGATGTCTTCCCGGCGCTCCCGGAGGGGGGGCAAAATTACCGGGACGACGTTGAGGCGGTAGTAAAGATCCGCCCGAAAACTCCCCTGCTCGACACATGCTTCCAGGCTTCGGTTGGTGGCGGCAATGACCCGAACATTGACCGTGATGGTCTGGATGCCGCCCAGCCGTTCAAACATCTGCTCCTGCAGCACCCGCAGCAGTTTGGCCTGCAGGGCCAGGGGGAGCTCCCCGACCTCATCAAGAAAAATAGTGCCGCCGTCCGCCAGCTCGAAACGCCCCTTTTTGAGGGCGGCCGCCCCGGTGAAGGCGCCCTTCTCATGGCCGAGCAGCTCGCTTTCCAAAAGATTTTCCGGCAGGGCCGCGCAGTTGATTTTGATAAAGGGCTTGTTTGCCCGAGGGCTTGCCAGGTGGATGGCCCGGGCGACCAGTTCCTTGCCGGTGCCGGACTCTCCCAGGATCAAGGCGGTGGCCCGGCTGGGGGCGACCTTGTCGATGTAGTTGTACACATCCTGGATCC
Proteins encoded in this window:
- the nifA gene encoding nif-specific transcriptional activator NifA, encoding MSKPDYPTERLELQALYQISQLIGSALDIKKTLAEVLGILHETLRMERATLVLQEEGGEQLSIAASYGLSKAEERRGIYRPNEGVIGRIFQSGYPFVVPDIHSEPLFLNRTGARANLPKGEISFIGVPVMLPEGPVGVLSVDRLFGPEISFEEDIRFLTVVAMLIAQFLRLHKAVSHRQQVLVEENLLLKKELRNRYNQHNIIGQCKRIQDVYNYIDKVAPSRATALILGESGTGKELVARAIHLASPRANKPFIKINCAALPENLLESELLGHEKGAFTGAAALKKGRFELADGGTIFLDEVGELPLALQAKLLRVLQEQMFERLGGIQTITVNVRVIAATNRSLEACVEQGSFRADLYYRLNVVPVILPPLRERREDIPLLLDHFLKESNRMNQREVHLSSSVLQLLCGYNWPGNVRELQNLIERLVIMADRESIVSRELPSYITAVTETEESAAPFCRIEGAGVGYQALTGGVAEEKGTHKFLKDMEKEEVVAALRRHGWVQARAARELGLTQRQMGYRIKKYDIVLPEFS